The proteins below are encoded in one region of Lytechinus pictus isolate F3 Inbred chromosome 11, Lp3.0, whole genome shotgun sequence:
- the LOC129270821 gene encoding MAP kinase-interacting serine/threonine-protein kinase 1-like has product MRSFVFPTVDNSQDSAQSQETIQVTKMPTGDQMSVSQRPPATAAVQMPDCKATAENYANNNIASETCLLSEQMDLMMSISSVEDFHHGLEDSRRKRKKKKKRTSGIVPNRFEDVYELTDELLGSGSYASVKTCRQISTGKEYAVKVMEKRPGNSRTKIFREVETLYHCQGHNNILQLIEYFEDNDRFYLIFEKMFGGALLQHIEQRKTFTELEASLVIKDIASALSFLHNKGIAHRDLKPENILCESQLSISPIKICDFGLGSGIHLSSQYNTPVTTPELLTPVGSAEFMAPEIVEAFIYDLQATVYDKRCDLWSLGVILYILLCGHPPFVGSCGEDCGWDRGEACPDCEELLLHCIQSGEYDFHGVEWEHISCGAKDLISHLLVRDAKQRYTADMVLNHPWVKQPPSTPLLTPAIIKRNNSAKDLSQFAAEAVACNRLVAQKEEDEIQEEDDVTKEEDDDDGICIIRPSGQLNNGGINFGLSPPGQSALAKRRAAMHSQGREQCITIQA; this is encoded by the exons ATGCGTTCCTTTGTGTTCCCAACTGTCGACAACTCTCAGGATTCTGCCCAGAGCCAGGAAACGATACAG GTAACCAAGATGCCAACAGGTGATCAAATGAGTGTCTCTCAGCGCCCGCCTGCTACTGCAGCCGTCCAGATGCCAGACTGTAAGGCCACCGCTGAGAATTACGCTAACAACAATATAGCCAGTGAAACATGCTTACTATCAG AGCAAATGGATTTGATGATGAGTATATCATCGGTGGAAGACTTCCATCATGGTCTCGAAGACTCAAGGAGAAAAcgcaagaagaagaaaaagaggactTCAGGAATTGTGCCAAATAGATTTGAAG ATGTGTATGAGTTGACTGATGAGCTGCTGGGTTCTGGGTCATATGCTTCAGTGAAAACCTGTCGACAGATATCTACAGGGAAGGAGTACGCAGTCAAG GTGATGGAGAAGAGACCAGGAAACAGCCGTACCAAGATCTTCAGGGAGGTAGAAACACTCTACCACTGTCAGGGACATAATAACATTCTGCAGCTTATTGAATACTTCGAAGACAATGACAG GTTCTACCTTATCTTTGAGAAGATGTTTGGCGGTGCCTTACTGCAGCACATCGAGCAGCGTAAGACGTTCACTGAACTGGAAGCTAGTCTTGTCATCAAAGACATCGCCAGCGCTCTCTCGTTCTTGCACAATAAAG gTATCGCCCACCGTGACCTGAAACCCGAAAACATTCTCTGCGAGAGCCAGCTAAGCATCTCGCCGATCAAGATATGCGACTTTGGACTCGGTAGCGGGATCCACCTGAGTAGCCAGTACAACACCCCCGTCACGACGCCGGAGCTCCTCACCCCCGTCGGCTCGGCGGAGTTCATGGCTCCGGAGATCGTGGAGGCGTTTATCTATGACCTTCAGGCGACGGTGTACGACAAGAGGTGTGACCTCTGGAGTCTTGGGGTGATCCTGTACATCCTGTTGTGCGGTCATCCGCCGTTTGTGGGTTCTTGTGGAGAGGACTGTGGCTGGGACAGGGGAGAGGCTTGTCCAGACTGTGAG GAATTGCTGTTGCACTGCATCCAGTCCGGCGAGTATGACTTCCATGGCGTTGAGTGGGAACACATCTCTTGTGGAGCCAAGGATCTCATCTCACACCTACTGGTCCGGGACGCCAAACAGAGGTACACTGCAGACATGGTCCTCAATCACCCGTGGGTCAAACAG CCTCCGAGCACACCTCTACTGACGCCAGCAATCATCAAACGTAATAACAGTGCCAAAGATCTTAGTCAGTTTGCAGCAGAAGCCGTGGCTTGCAACCGCCTTGTTGCAcagaaagaagaagatgaaatcCAAGAAGAGGACGATGTCAccaaagaagaagacgacgatGATGGAATCTGCATCATCAGACCCTCGGGTCAGCTCAACAACGGTGGCATCAACTTTGGCCTTTCACCTCCGGGCCAATCGGCGCTGGCGAAGCGACGAGCAGCGATGCATAGTCAGGGGAGAGAACAGTGTATTACTATTCAGGCCTAA